In a single window of the Acyrthosiphon pisum isolate AL4f chromosome X, pea_aphid_22Mar2018_4r6ur, whole genome shotgun sequence genome:
- the LOC107882988 gene encoding uncharacterized protein LOC107882988, producing MSVNAETRFYLSKGIMTLEESKKLNDDREFLDYSLLIGDSTEDQLYKQIEVEIEIFHKCLAIIKKENLNDKHTKLLLLMLFDRINNMFAYMFYLFPINVEHALKFVQFCSNHLSLIFPHRSQ from the exons ATGAGCGTGAACGCCGAAACTAGATTTTATCTCTCCAAAGGCATTATGACATTGGAGGAATCCAA AAAGTTAAACGACGACCGTGAGTTCTTAGACTATTCACTCTTAATTGGCGACTCGACCGAAGATCAGCTGTACAAACAAATTGAAGttgaaatagaaatatttcataaatgtcTTGCGATAATAAAG aaagaaAACCTGAATgataaacatacaaaattattgcTTTTGATGTTGTTTGATCGCATTAACAATATGTTTGCCTATATGTTTTATCTGTTCCCCATCAATGTTGAGCATGCCCTGAAGTTTGTACAATTTTGCTCAAATCAT ctttCACTCATATTTCCACATAGATCtcaataa